A stretch of Nonomuraea africana DNA encodes these proteins:
- a CDS encoding metallophosphoesterase family protein, which produces MNFIRTVIRSRAAKVAAVLFVSAVGAWLGIILSGTVRAQVGPVETGMSLRPAWTGETVVDAHPLGTLRFRSHDAPLQLRITLENIDQEKAKALIDDPRLANRLPEIIEGDLRSGVEALVVRSLLCAAAGALLAGFVIFRKPKIALYGLLAAAVALAGTGVVAAATFRPSSLVEPRYSGVIAVAPSLVGSAQSIVTKFESYREQLTKLVTNVSKLYDAVNTLPTYDADPASIKVLHVSDIHINPIAWNVIRSLKEQFKVDLIVDTGDISDHGTKAENAFMEEIGKLGVPYVFVRGNHDSKTTERAIAKQKNAIVLDNASATVAGLRIYGLGDPRFTPDKSVPVNNDPAHMREFGRRHAEQLPRPSPIDLVAIHDPDAAKGFSGAAPMVLAGHSHRRSTTVLPTGTRVLVQGSTGGAGLRALEHAEPTPVQASVLYFDRKEHRLQAWDDITLGGLGEQSVHIQRHVEPDPRRMISPAPTTAPSPTGTVSGASDG; this is translated from the coding sequence ATGAACTTCATCAGAACAGTCATACGGTCGCGCGCCGCCAAGGTCGCGGCGGTCCTCTTCGTGTCCGCGGTCGGCGCCTGGCTCGGCATCATCCTCAGCGGGACGGTCCGCGCGCAGGTGGGGCCGGTCGAGACGGGGATGTCGCTGAGGCCCGCCTGGACCGGCGAGACCGTGGTCGACGCCCATCCGCTCGGCACCCTGCGCTTCCGCAGCCACGACGCTCCGCTCCAGCTCCGCATCACGCTCGAGAACATCGACCAGGAGAAGGCCAAGGCCCTCATCGACGATCCGCGCCTCGCCAACAGGCTGCCCGAGATCATCGAGGGCGACCTGCGCTCGGGCGTCGAGGCCCTGGTGGTGCGCTCGCTGCTGTGCGCGGCCGCGGGCGCGCTCCTGGCCGGCTTCGTCATCTTCAGAAAACCCAAGATCGCCCTGTACGGCCTGCTCGCCGCCGCCGTCGCCCTGGCCGGTACGGGCGTGGTCGCGGCGGCCACGTTCCGCCCCAGCTCGCTCGTCGAACCGCGCTACTCGGGCGTGATCGCCGTCGCGCCCTCGCTGGTCGGCAGCGCGCAGTCGATCGTGACCAAGTTCGAGTCGTACCGCGAGCAGCTCACCAAGCTCGTCACGAACGTCTCCAAGCTCTACGACGCCGTCAACACGCTGCCCACCTACGACGCCGACCCGGCCTCCATCAAGGTGCTGCACGTCTCCGACATCCACATCAACCCCATCGCGTGGAACGTCATCCGCTCGCTCAAGGAGCAGTTCAAGGTCGACCTCATCGTCGACACCGGCGACATCTCCGACCACGGCACCAAGGCGGAGAACGCCTTCATGGAGGAGATCGGCAAGCTCGGCGTGCCGTACGTCTTCGTCAGGGGCAACCACGACTCCAAGACCACCGAGCGGGCCATCGCCAAGCAGAAGAACGCCATCGTGCTCGACAACGCGTCGGCCACCGTCGCGGGACTGCGCATCTACGGCCTCGGCGACCCCCGCTTCACCCCGGACAAGTCGGTGCCCGTCAACAACGATCCCGCCCATATGCGCGAGTTCGGCCGCCGGCATGCCGAACAGCTGCCGCGTCCCTCGCCCATCGACCTCGTCGCCATCCACGACCCCGACGCCGCCAAGGGCTTCTCCGGCGCCGCGCCCATGGTCCTGGCCGGCCACTCCCACCGCCGATCGACCACCGTCCTGCCCACGGGGACCCGCGTCCTCGTCCAGGGCTCCACGGGCGGCGCGGGCCTGCGCGCCCTCGAACACGCCGAACCGACACCCGTTCAGGCCTCGGTTCTCTACTTCGACAGGAAGGAGCACAGGCTCCAGGCCTGGGACGACATCACACTCGGGGGGCTGGGGGAGCAGTCGGTGCACATCCAGCGTCACGTCGAGCCGGACCCTCGACGTATGATTTCCCCAGCGCCAACGACGGCCCCGTCGCCAACGGGAACCGTCAGCGGAGCTTCCGATGGATAG
- a CDS encoding metallopeptidase family protein, whose protein sequence is MATVIEVSRLKFEELVAEALDTIPPELTRVMDNVVVVVVDDPPEPDLLGLYTGVPLTERGDWYSAVLPDRIEIYRNPICQMCDTEARVVEEVRITVIHEIAHHFGIDDDRLHQLGW, encoded by the coding sequence ATGGCAACCGTGATCGAGGTCTCCCGGCTGAAGTTCGAGGAACTCGTGGCCGAAGCATTGGACACGATCCCTCCCGAGCTGACGCGCGTCATGGACAACGTGGTCGTGGTCGTCGTCGACGATCCGCCGGAGCCTGACCTGCTCGGGCTGTACACCGGTGTTCCCCTCACCGAGCGCGGCGACTGGTACTCCGCGGTTCTGCCCGACCGCATCGAGATCTACCGCAATCCGATATGCCAGATGTGCGATACCGAAGCTCGCGTCGTGGAGGAAGTACGGATCACGGTCATCCACGAGATAGCCCACCATTTCGGGATCGATGACGACCGACTCCACCAACTCGGCTGGTAA
- a CDS encoding MFS transporter — translation MGARLPGRHRRAPERQATYGEVVAIREFRALWYGQGLSLLGDQLAQVALAVLVFNRTGSPLATAAVYALTYLPSIVGGPLLAGLADRFARRRVMIVCDLVRALLVAAMAVPGMPFAALCVLVFFVVLLSAPFSAARAALLPEILLGDRYVAGSALQNMTNQAVQMLGFAAGGAVIAFMGPYRALALDAATFLASALILVSGVRRRPAAGRTDGSKPSMWTMTRAGAVLVFGDRKLRTLVLFAWLCGFYVLPEGIAVPYAAQLAAGTTLPVPVITGLLMAAMPTGTVVGALLFSRFVSPSGRLRAMGWLSMLTCAPLIVCAMRPPLIVVLALWILSGIGGAYQLAANAAFVQCVPAERRGQAFGLVQSGLMAAQGVGILLGGLAAERLGPEPVVALAGVSGVTVAAVLAMMWTESRGDIVARVRAQAAA, via the coding sequence ATGGGGGCCAGGCTTCCGGGGAGACACAGACGTGCTCCCGAACGACAAGCCACGTACGGCGAGGTCGTCGCCATACGCGAGTTCCGCGCGCTCTGGTACGGCCAGGGCCTCTCCCTGCTCGGCGACCAGCTCGCGCAGGTCGCGCTGGCCGTCCTGGTGTTCAACAGGACGGGCTCGCCACTGGCCACGGCCGCCGTCTACGCGCTGACCTACCTGCCGTCGATCGTGGGCGGCCCGCTGCTGGCGGGCCTGGCCGACCGGTTCGCCCGCCGCCGCGTCATGATCGTGTGCGATCTCGTCCGCGCGCTCCTGGTGGCCGCCATGGCCGTGCCTGGCATGCCGTTCGCCGCGCTGTGCGTGCTGGTGTTCTTCGTGGTCCTGCTCAGCGCGCCGTTCTCGGCGGCGCGGGCGGCGCTGCTGCCGGAGATCCTGCTGGGCGACCGCTACGTCGCGGGCTCGGCGTTGCAGAACATGACCAACCAGGCCGTCCAGATGCTCGGCTTCGCCGCCGGTGGCGCGGTGATCGCGTTCATGGGGCCCTACCGGGCGCTGGCGCTCGACGCGGCCACCTTCCTCGCCTCGGCGCTGATCCTCGTCTCGGGGGTACGGCGAAGGCCCGCCGCCGGCCGTACGGACGGGTCGAAGCCGTCGATGTGGACGATGACGCGCGCCGGCGCCGTGCTGGTCTTCGGCGACAGGAAGCTGCGCACGCTGGTGCTGTTCGCCTGGTTGTGCGGCTTCTACGTGCTGCCCGAGGGAATCGCGGTGCCCTACGCGGCGCAACTCGCCGCGGGAACGACGCTGCCCGTGCCGGTGATCACGGGCCTGCTGATGGCGGCGATGCCGACGGGGACGGTGGTGGGCGCGCTGCTGTTCAGCAGGTTCGTCTCGCCGTCGGGACGGCTGCGCGCGATGGGGTGGCTGTCGATGCTGACGTGCGCGCCGCTGATCGTCTGCGCGATGCGGCCACCGTTGATCGTGGTGCTCGCGCTGTGGATCCTCTCCGGGATCGGCGGCGCCTACCAGCTGGCGGCCAATGCCGCCTTCGTGCAGTGCGTTCCCGCGGAACGACGCGGCCAGGCGTTCGGCCTGGTGCAGTCCGGGCTGATGGCGGCCCAGGGCGTCGGCATCCTGCTCGGCGGCCTCGCCGCCGAGAGACTCGGTCCCGAACCCGTCGTCGCGCTCGCGGGGGTCAGCGGGGTCACCGTCGCGGCCGTGCTGGCCATGATGTGGACCGAGTCTCGCGGCGACATCGTCGCCAGGGTGCGCGCCCAGGCTGCCGCCTGA
- a CDS encoding PspC domain-containing protein, producing MSESNIKQLRRTRNGRIIAGVCSGIGDYIGIDANLVRIGLAIATLFGGVGIGVYAIGWLLMPDEGKNTSIVQDLINNRQAKTSPWQDETPDYSPAAGWQRQEPTVPGDQKPQA from the coding sequence ATGAGCGAATCGAACATCAAGCAGCTGCGCAGGACCCGCAACGGCCGGATCATCGCGGGCGTCTGCTCGGGCATCGGCGACTACATCGGCATCGACGCCAACCTGGTCAGGATCGGCCTGGCGATCGCCACGCTGTTCGGCGGGGTCGGCATCGGCGTCTACGCGATCGGCTGGCTGCTCATGCCCGACGAGGGCAAGAACACCTCGATCGTCCAGGACCTGATCAACAACCGGCAGGCCAAGACCAGCCCCTGGCAGGACGAGACCCCCGACTACAGCCCGGCCGCCGGCTGGCAGCGCCAGGAGCCCACGGTTCCCGGTGACCAGAAGCCGCAGGCGTGA
- a CDS encoding acyl-CoA dehydrogenase family protein, which produces MDDILRVDDRLTGDQRLIRDTVRSLVSDRVLPYVGDWFEEAVFPARELAPALGELGLLGMHLEGYGCAGTDATSYGVACRELEAGDSGLRSFVSVQGSLAMFPIWKYGSPSQKEEWLPRMASGSAIGCFGLTEPDHGSDPSSMRTYAKRDGSDWILNGSKMWITNGSVADVAVVWAQTDDGVRGFVVPTDTPGFSAPEIHKKMSLRASVTSSLYFDDVRLPDSAVLPEVVGLRGPLSCLSEARFGILWGVVGAARACLESAISYSQTRVQFGKPIGGFQLTQEKLAWMYVGLAQSSLTAFHLGSLKDAGELTPRQVSFGKLANVRAALDIARQARSILGGNGITLEYPVIRHMTNLESVLTYEGTEEIHTLVLGEALTGLSAYR; this is translated from the coding sequence ATGGATGACATCCTGCGCGTCGACGACCGGCTCACCGGCGACCAGCGGCTCATCAGGGACACCGTCAGGTCCTTGGTGTCCGACCGCGTCCTGCCGTACGTGGGCGACTGGTTCGAAGAGGCCGTCTTCCCCGCGCGCGAGCTGGCGCCCGCGCTCGGCGAGCTGGGGCTGCTGGGGATGCATCTCGAGGGGTACGGCTGCGCCGGAACCGACGCCACCTCGTACGGCGTGGCCTGCAGGGAGCTGGAGGCGGGCGACTCGGGGCTGCGCTCGTTCGTCTCGGTTCAGGGTTCCCTGGCCATGTTCCCGATCTGGAAGTACGGGTCACCCTCGCAGAAGGAGGAGTGGCTCCCCCGAATGGCCTCAGGGTCGGCCATCGGGTGCTTCGGCCTGACCGAGCCCGATCACGGCTCCGACCCCTCCTCCATGCGCACCTACGCCAAGCGCGACGGCTCCGACTGGATACTCAACGGCTCCAAGATGTGGATCACCAACGGTTCCGTCGCGGACGTGGCCGTCGTCTGGGCGCAGACCGACGACGGCGTGCGCGGCTTCGTGGTCCCGACCGACACACCCGGGTTCTCCGCCCCCGAGATCCACAAGAAGATGTCGCTCAGGGCCTCGGTGACCTCCTCGCTGTACTTCGACGACGTCCGCCTGCCGGACTCCGCCGTCCTGCCCGAGGTGGTCGGTCTGCGCGGACCGCTCTCCTGCCTGTCGGAGGCGCGCTTCGGCATCCTGTGGGGCGTGGTCGGCGCCGCCCGCGCCTGCCTGGAGTCCGCGATCTCCTACTCCCAGACGCGCGTGCAGTTCGGCAAGCCGATCGGGGGCTTCCAGCTGACGCAGGAGAAGCTTGCGTGGATGTACGTGGGGCTGGCACAGTCGTCGCTGACCGCGTTCCACCTCGGATCCCTGAAGGACGCGGGGGAACTCACCCCGCGCCAGGTCAGCTTCGGGAAACTCGCCAACGTGCGGGCGGCGCTCGATATCGCCAGGCAGGCCAGGTCGATCCTCGGCGGGAACGGGATCACGCTGGAGTACCCGGTGATCAGGCACATGACCAACTTGGAGAGCGTGCTGACTTATGAGGGGACGGAGGAGATCCATACGCTGGTACTGGGAGAGGCGCTGACGGGGCTGTCGGCGTACCGGTGA
- a CDS encoding tyrosine-type recombinase/integrase: MRWTVGNREKSSTFKTKGLAESFLSELRQAAKNGEAFDEDSGLPVSMVKAKDARTWYSFAVAYVHAWWPHAAPKSREGMTDTLANITPILSTDAPGRPEDGVIRKALREYAFLPPDRRPVPSPEIAKAIRWIEAASLPLSALDEARHTRAVLEALSLCMDGKPAATSTYRRKRAVFHHVLEYAVELEELSANPLHKVKLRKIKSTGEIDRRSVVNPSQARELLVAVTYVGRSRGQMMMAMFACMYFGGLRPGEASALRKKDCHLPEKGWGLLTLEKTSPETNSRYTDSGESHDERGLKHREQKATRPVPIPPELVKILRQHIKDHGVGEDGRLFRTSTGKPFPGSTVSKVWREARTYAFTPDQVTSPLAGRPYDLRHAAVSLWLNAGVHAPEAAERAGHGVDVLLRVYAKCIDGQRAVANQRILDALAA; encoded by the coding sequence GTGCGCTGGACGGTCGGCAACCGGGAGAAGTCCTCCACCTTCAAGACCAAGGGCCTGGCCGAAAGCTTCCTGTCGGAGCTGCGGCAGGCGGCCAAGAATGGGGAGGCGTTCGACGAGGACAGCGGCCTCCCTGTGTCGATGGTCAAGGCCAAGGATGCGCGCACCTGGTACTCCTTCGCGGTCGCCTACGTCCACGCCTGGTGGCCTCACGCCGCGCCCAAGTCCCGCGAGGGCATGACCGACACTCTGGCCAACATCACCCCCATCCTGAGCACCGACGCTCCGGGCCGTCCCGAGGATGGGGTGATCCGGAAGGCGCTGCGGGAGTACGCGTTCCTCCCGCCAGATCGTCGCCCCGTCCCATCACCCGAGATCGCCAAAGCCATCCGGTGGATCGAAGCGGCGTCGCTGCCCCTGAGCGCCTTGGACGAGGCCAGGCACACGCGGGCCGTCCTGGAGGCGCTGTCGCTTTGCATGGACGGCAAGCCTGCGGCGACCTCGACCTATCGCCGTAAGCGGGCCGTGTTCCATCACGTGCTGGAGTACGCCGTGGAGTTGGAAGAGCTTTCGGCAAATCCGCTCCACAAGGTGAAGCTACGCAAGATCAAGTCAACGGGGGAGATCGATCGTCGCTCGGTCGTCAACCCGAGCCAGGCGCGCGAGCTGCTCGTCGCCGTGACCTACGTGGGGCGGTCGCGCGGTCAGATGATGATGGCCATGTTCGCCTGCATGTACTTCGGTGGTCTGCGGCCCGGTGAAGCGTCGGCCCTGCGGAAGAAGGACTGTCATCTACCTGAGAAGGGATGGGGCCTGCTGACGCTGGAGAAGACTTCGCCCGAGACGAACAGCCGCTACACGGACTCGGGGGAGAGCCACGACGAGCGGGGCTTGAAGCACAGGGAGCAGAAGGCGACGCGCCCGGTACCCATCCCGCCCGAGCTGGTGAAGATCCTCCGACAACACATCAAAGATCACGGAGTCGGCGAAGACGGGCGGCTCTTCCGTACCAGCACGGGCAAGCCGTTCCCCGGCTCGACGGTGTCGAAGGTCTGGAGGGAGGCGCGTACGTACGCCTTCACCCCTGATCAGGTCACCTCGCCACTGGCGGGCAGGCCGTATGACCTTCGGCACGCTGCCGTCTCCCTCTGGCTCAACGCGGGCGTCCATGCACCCGAAGCGGCTGAGCGAGCCGGGCATGGCGTCGATGTCCTGCTGCGCGTCTACGCCAAGTGCATCGACGGTCAACGTGCGGTCGCGAACCAGCGCATCCTCGATGCCCTCGCCGCATGA
- a CDS encoding helix-turn-helix transcriptional regulator, with product MKRDELLTVAQVLDELGGISRRTFYRWREIGKAPQGIRLPNGELRIYRSDLNAWLESLRRAA from the coding sequence GTGAAGAGAGACGAACTCCTCACCGTCGCCCAGGTCCTCGACGAACTCGGCGGCATCTCCCGCCGCACCTTCTACCGCTGGCGCGAGATCGGCAAGGCGCCGCAAGGCATCCGCCTGCCCAACGGCGAACTCCGCATCTACCGCAGCGACCTCAACGCCTGGCTCGAATCCCTCCGGAGGGCAGCATGA
- a CDS encoding replication initiator yields the protein MTDRCLPRAVRLAMPQAREVVEEVAKLHGVCIRPVPLKRLDTHTGKWEIIDVPCGATMDSKCPSCAKRNKHLRMAQCREGWHLDEEPAITPDPATDEQRWLIEFRADIQAQRDQADHLGQDTTDLDAVIVGLDEEINEAGMRGNVLGRTTAKRSRSTRRRQDAPDLPKRSMTNTTLGRTFTGSDGKVYRPSLFVTLTLPSYGKVLNGAPVDPDAYDYARAARDALHFSKLIDRFVQNLRRVAGYDVQYFASVEPQKRLAPHLHMAIRGTLPRAEVKQIAAATYHQVWWPQIDTVKFEGDHLPVWDEEVGYLDPETGEVLPTWDQALDQLDTDPDAQPAHVIRFGDQVDVKGVLAGTPDADQCIRYLSKYLTKSLDQALDGQAQREHAARFVDALRYEPCSPTCPNWLRYGVQPKGAKAGMTPGRCRGKAHKPEHLGYAGRRVLVSRKWSNKTLTEHKQDRRTWVLEVLGQTGDTPDPHRYVWRPVLAGDANVEPLTVRLLRSIHERQRWRAHLRELEAQATGQDPSATEAVAA from the coding sequence ATGACCGATCGCTGCCTGCCCCGAGCAGTACGGCTGGCCATGCCGCAGGCCCGCGAAGTCGTCGAAGAGGTCGCCAAGCTGCACGGCGTGTGCATCCGGCCCGTCCCGCTCAAGCGCCTCGACACCCACACCGGCAAGTGGGAAATCATCGACGTCCCGTGCGGCGCCACGATGGACAGCAAGTGTCCGTCGTGCGCCAAGCGCAACAAGCACCTGCGGATGGCCCAGTGCCGCGAGGGCTGGCACCTGGACGAAGAACCCGCCATCACCCCCGACCCGGCCACCGACGAACAACGCTGGCTGATCGAGTTCCGCGCCGACATCCAAGCCCAACGCGACCAGGCCGACCACCTCGGCCAGGACACCACCGACCTCGACGCGGTCATCGTCGGCCTGGACGAGGAGATCAACGAGGCGGGCATGCGCGGCAACGTCCTCGGCCGCACCACCGCCAAGCGCTCCCGCTCGACCCGCCGGCGGCAGGACGCCCCGGACCTGCCCAAGCGCTCGATGACCAACACGACCCTCGGCCGGACCTTCACCGGCTCGGACGGCAAGGTCTACCGGCCGTCGCTGTTCGTCACCCTGACCCTGCCGTCCTACGGCAAGGTCCTGAACGGCGCCCCGGTCGATCCGGACGCCTACGACTACGCGCGGGCCGCTCGTGACGCGCTGCACTTCTCCAAGCTGATCGACCGGTTCGTGCAGAACCTGCGCCGCGTGGCGGGCTACGACGTGCAGTACTTCGCCAGCGTCGAACCACAAAAGCGGCTCGCCCCGCACCTGCACATGGCCATCCGGGGCACCCTCCCCCGCGCCGAGGTCAAGCAGATCGCCGCCGCGACCTACCACCAGGTGTGGTGGCCCCAGATCGACACGGTGAAGTTCGAGGGCGATCACCTGCCGGTCTGGGACGAGGAAGTCGGCTACCTCGACCCGGAAACCGGCGAGGTCCTGCCCACCTGGGACCAGGCCCTCGACCAGCTCGACACCGACCCCGACGCCCAACCGGCGCACGTGATCCGCTTCGGCGACCAAGTGGACGTCAAGGGCGTCCTGGCGGGTACCCCGGATGCCGACCAGTGCATCCGCTACCTGTCCAAGTACCTCACCAAGAGCCTCGACCAGGCCCTCGACGGCCAGGCCCAACGCGAACACGCCGCCCGCTTCGTCGATGCCCTCCGCTACGAACCCTGCTCGCCCACCTGCCCCAACTGGCTCCGCTATGGCGTCCAGCCCAAGGGGGCGAAGGCGGGGATGACTCCCGGCCGATGCCGAGGCAAGGCCCACAAGCCCGAACACCTCGGCTACGCCGGCCGCCGCGTCCTGGTCTCCCGCAAGTGGAGCAACAAGACCCTGACCGAACACAAGCAAGACCGCCGCACCTGGGTCCTGGAAGTCCTCGGCCAGACAGGCGACACCCCGGACCCGCACCGCTACGTCTGGCGGCCCGTCCTGGCCGGCGACGCCAACGTGGAGCCCCTGACTGTCCGGCTCCTCAGGTCCATCCATGAACGGCAGCGCTGGCGCGCACACCTGCGCGAGCTGGAAGCCCAAGCCACCGGCCAAGATCCTTCGGCAACTGAGGCGGTGGCGGCGTGA
- a CDS encoding FtsK/SpoIIIE domain-containing protein, whose amino-acid sequence MFRRLPGDEAHNLVTTTPDTAIVFQPAVLKTPAILTILIYLWRLLVALVRTVWRHPVAVAIPLALGAVWYFYGWPLAASVLGFVVLALTAWAFVDRASFVRLVGRRLLAWWRLVWIYRRHWQSVTFVSGLAKRINGRDYLPYLVRVRCDGWADLVTVRMLKGQAVKDWTDRLDNLAQGFGATSCRVALIRGGRLLLTFPRCDPLADPIPALPIPGEPTVGPVEIGKQEDGKPLRLKVLGTHILIAGATGAGKGSFLWDTIRGLLPAMRAGLAEIWALDPKLMELSFGQELFTRYAAHPGDCADLLEDAVDVMQKRAARFAGQQRNHTPTTEDPFVLVLVDEVAFLTAYQPDKQLRQRISAALATLATQGRSVGVGVMAALQDPRKEVMNIRNLFPDKIALRLDESEQVDMVLGDGARDRGALADHISPVPELGAGVAYMRLEASPEPVRVRAAYVSDADIRAMVAEYGEAA is encoded by the coding sequence ATGTTCCGCAGGCTCCCCGGTGACGAAGCGCACAACCTCGTCACCACCACCCCGGACACGGCCATCGTCTTCCAACCGGCCGTGCTCAAAACCCCCGCCATCCTGACCATCCTCATCTACCTGTGGCGCTTGCTCGTCGCGCTCGTCCGTACCGTCTGGCGGCATCCGGTCGCGGTCGCCATCCCGCTTGCCCTGGGTGCTGTCTGGTACTTCTACGGCTGGCCGCTCGCGGCGAGCGTCCTGGGATTCGTCGTCCTGGCGCTGACCGCCTGGGCCTTCGTCGATCGCGCCTCCTTCGTCCGTCTGGTCGGCCGGCGGCTGCTGGCCTGGTGGCGGCTGGTGTGGATCTACCGCCGTCACTGGCAGTCGGTCACTTTCGTCTCCGGGCTGGCCAAGCGCATCAACGGCCGTGACTACCTGCCCTATCTGGTCCGCGTCCGCTGCGACGGCTGGGCCGACCTGGTCACTGTCCGGATGCTCAAAGGTCAGGCGGTCAAGGACTGGACCGACCGCCTCGACAACCTCGCCCAGGGCTTCGGCGCCACCTCCTGCCGGGTGGCGCTGATCAGGGGCGGGCGGCTGCTGCTGACCTTCCCGCGCTGTGATCCGCTCGCCGATCCGATCCCGGCGCTTCCGATCCCTGGCGAGCCCACGGTGGGACCGGTGGAGATCGGCAAGCAGGAGGACGGCAAGCCGCTGCGCTTGAAGGTGCTCGGCACCCACATCCTGATCGCGGGCGCCACCGGGGCGGGCAAGGGCTCGTTCCTATGGGACACCATCCGCGGCCTACTTCCCGCGATGCGGGCGGGCCTGGCGGAGATCTGGGCGCTCGATCCGAAGCTGATGGAGCTGTCCTTCGGCCAAGAGCTGTTCACCCGCTACGCCGCCCATCCCGGCGACTGCGCCGACCTGTTAGAGGACGCGGTCGACGTCATGCAGAAACGCGCCGCTCGCTTCGCCGGCCAGCAGCGCAACCACACCCCCACCACCGAGGACCCCTTCGTCCTGGTGCTCGTCGACGAGGTCGCGTTCCTGACCGCCTACCAACCCGACAAACAGCTCCGACAGCGCATCTCCGCCGCGCTGGCCACCCTCGCCACCCAGGGCCGTTCGGTCGGGGTCGGCGTGATGGCGGCTTTGCAGGACCCCCGCAAGGAGGTCATGAACATCCGCAACCTGTTCCCCGACAAGATCGCACTGCGGCTGGACGAGTCCGAACAGGTGGACATGGTCCTCGGCGACGGCGCCCGCGACAGGGGAGCACTCGCCGACCACATCTCACCCGTCCCCGAGCTGGGCGCGGGCGTGGCCTACATGCGGCTGGAAGCCTCACCCGAACCCGTTCGCGTCCGGGCGGCTTACGTCTCGGATGCCGACATCCGCGCCATGGTCGCCGAGTACGGGGAGGCCGCATGA
- a CDS encoding plasmid replication, integration and excision activator, whose amino-acid sequence MALQGPIPVTFPMVFPHGCYIVGEVEPVKDFDASTNGRFVQARDKQTGELVWQVAVMDGDPTLKPAQKTVAVKILSPVQPVPPAPMPGLPFTPVEFETVSVTPYVNGNGRLAFSIKVREMHAPRHTAPSKAQAGKDAA is encoded by the coding sequence ATGGCTCTGCAAGGCCCCATCCCCGTCACCTTCCCCATGGTGTTCCCGCACGGCTGCTACATCGTCGGCGAGGTGGAGCCCGTCAAGGACTTCGACGCCTCGACCAACGGCCGGTTCGTGCAGGCCCGCGACAAGCAGACCGGTGAGCTGGTCTGGCAGGTCGCGGTCATGGACGGTGACCCGACCCTCAAGCCCGCCCAGAAGACGGTCGCGGTCAAGATCCTCAGCCCCGTGCAGCCGGTGCCTCCCGCGCCGATGCCGGGACTGCCGTTCACGCCGGTGGAGTTCGAGACCGTCTCGGTCACGCCGTACGTCAACGGCAACGGCCGTCTGGCCTTCTCCATCAAGGTCCGCGAGATGCACGCCCCCCGCCACACCGCCCCGAGCAAGGCCCAGGCCGGAAAGGACGCCGCTTAG
- a CDS encoding GntR family transcriptional regulator: MMSLESVPPKYAQLVQTLQRRIEAGDYPPGSLLPSENQLIQEFGVSRPTVVAALRMLREQGWIDSQQGKGRFVRGRPAMDSVESNRPGQAYLTNPEADTPGEVLEAGAVAVPNRIGALLDVPQKAKAFLRRRLIARDGGPTELVSLWLPLELSEGTDLTSGEPLTQGLREHLKARKGVRFDHIVEQITARMPSADEAKKLAMPKNTPLLAVFGAVRDASGRPLVVVEILLPADRHELEDAYPVS; encoded by the coding sequence ATGATGTCACTAGAGTCCGTGCCGCCGAAGTATGCGCAGCTCGTGCAGACCCTTCAACGGCGTATCGAGGCGGGAGACTACCCTCCGGGGTCTCTCCTTCCCAGCGAGAACCAGCTGATCCAAGAGTTCGGCGTCTCGCGTCCCACCGTGGTCGCCGCTCTGCGCATGCTGCGTGAACAGGGCTGGATCGACTCCCAGCAGGGCAAGGGCCGCTTCGTGCGGGGCCGTCCGGCGATGGACTCGGTCGAATCCAACCGCCCCGGACAGGCATACCTCACCAACCCCGAGGCCGACACGCCCGGCGAGGTGCTCGAAGCGGGCGCAGTAGCCGTACCTAACCGGATCGGCGCCTTGCTCGACGTGCCGCAGAAGGCCAAGGCCTTCCTGCGGCGGCGACTGATCGCCCGTGACGGCGGGCCGACCGAGTTGGTATCGCTGTGGCTGCCTCTGGAACTGTCGGAGGGGACCGACCTGACCAGCGGGGAGCCGCTGACGCAGGGATTGCGCGAGCATCTCAAGGCGCGTAAGGGCGTCCGCTTCGATCACATAGTGGAGCAGATCACCGCGCGCATGCCGTCGGCGGATGAGGCCAAGAAGCTCGCCATGCCGAAGAACACGCCGCTGCTGGCGGTCTTCGGGGCGGTTCGGGATGCGTCCGGCCGTCCCCTCGTCGTGGTGGAGATTCTCCTCCCGGCGGACCGTCATGAGCTGGAAGACGCCTATCCGGTCTCATAG